A window from Symbiopectobacterium purcellii encodes these proteins:
- the phoR gene encoding phosphate regulon sensor histidine kinase PhoR yields the protein MLERLSWKKLASELAFFCLPALLLGLIFGYLPWFMLAAVLVVLGWNYYNQLKLSYWLWVDRSMTPPPGRWSWEPLFYGLYQMQLRNRRRRRELALLIKRFRSGAESLPDGVVITTEEGTIIWCNGLSQHLLSLRWPEDNGQNILNLLRYPEFTQYMRQQDFTRALTLQLINAHHVEFRVMPYSEGQLLMVVRDITQMHQLEGARRNFFANVSHELRTPLTVLQGYLEMMQDDSLDGALRSKALSTMQEQTRRMDGLVKQLLTLSKIEAAAPINLSEKVDVPRMLRILQREAQTLSQERHEIVFRINDGLSVYGNEEQLHSAFSNLVYNAVNHTPDGTRIEVCWQKISQGAQFQVSDNGPGIAAEHIPRLTERFYRVDKARSRQTGGSGLGLAIVKHALSHHDSRLEILSEPGAGARFMFTLPNRLIVPASLSENSTTPSA from the coding sequence GTGTTAGAACGTCTTTCGTGGAAAAAGCTGGCATCGGAGCTGGCTTTTTTTTGCTTGCCCGCCCTGCTGCTGGGATTGATTTTCGGCTACCTGCCCTGGTTTATGCTGGCGGCTGTGCTGGTGGTACTTGGCTGGAATTATTACAACCAGCTTAAGCTCTCCTACTGGCTGTGGGTCGATCGCAGTATGACGCCACCACCCGGACGCTGGAGCTGGGAGCCGCTGTTTTACGGGCTGTACCAAATGCAGCTGCGTAATCGGCGGCGGCGGCGTGAGCTGGCTTTGCTGATCAAACGTTTTCGCAGCGGTGCCGAGTCGCTACCCGACGGCGTGGTGATCACTACCGAAGAGGGCACCATTATCTGGTGCAACGGCTTGTCCCAGCATTTGCTCAGCCTGCGTTGGCCTGAAGATAACGGCCAGAATATCCTCAATTTGTTGCGCTATCCCGAGTTCACCCAATACATGCGCCAGCAGGATTTCACCCGCGCCTTGACCCTGCAATTGATCAATGCTCACCATGTTGAATTCCGTGTTATGCCTTACTCGGAAGGGCAATTGTTGATGGTGGTGCGCGACATCACCCAGATGCACCAACTGGAAGGGGCACGGCGTAATTTCTTTGCCAACGTCAGCCATGAATTACGCACTCCGCTCACTGTGCTGCAAGGCTATCTGGAGATGATGCAGGACGATTCGCTGGACGGTGCCTTACGCAGCAAAGCACTCTCGACCATGCAGGAGCAGACGCGGCGCATGGACGGGTTGGTGAAACAGTTGCTCACGTTATCGAAAATCGAAGCGGCGGCACCGATCAATCTGTCGGAAAAGGTCGATGTGCCACGTATGCTGCGCATACTGCAACGTGAAGCTCAGACGCTGAGCCAGGAGCGTCATGAAATTGTGTTTCGCATCAACGATGGGTTGAGCGTTTATGGCAATGAAGAGCAGTTGCACAGCGCCTTCTCCAATCTGGTGTACAACGCGGTTAATCACACGCCGGATGGCACGCGCATTGAAGTGTGCTGGCAAAAAATCAGCCAAGGCGCGCAATTTCAGGTCAGCGATAATGGTCCTGGTATCGCCGCCGAGCATATCCCTCGCCTGACGGAGCGTTTTTACCGCGTGGACAAAGCCCGATCGCGCCAAACGGGTGGCAGCGGATTGGGGCTTGCCATCGTCAAGCATGCGCTCAGCCATCATGATTCGCGGTTGGAGATCCTCAGTGAACCCGGTGCCGGAGCACGTTTTATGTTTACGCTTCCTAACCGGTTGATTGTCCCTGCCTCTCTGTCGGAGAATAGCACCACCCCTTCGGCTTGA
- the brnQ gene encoding branched-chain amino acid transport system II carrier protein: MSHRLTSKDIVALGFMTFALFVGAGNIIFPPIVGLQAGEHVWTAALGFLLTAVGLPVLTVVALARVGGGVDALSSPIGHKAGVLLATVCYLAVGPLFATPRTATVSFEVGLAPLFGDAATPLLIYSVVYFALVIGISLYPGRLLDTVGHVLAPLKILALAVLGLAAVMWPAGSPIPATEVYQTVPFSNGFVNGYLTMDTLGAMVFGIVIVNAARSRGVTDARLLTRYTIWAGLIAGVGLTLVYLSLFKLGSVSGELIPNAQNGAEILHAYVQHTFGSMGSGFLALLIFIACMVTAVGLTCACAEFFSQYLPFSYRTLVFVLGGFSALVANLGLSHLIQLSIPVLTAIYPPCIILVLLSFTLRWWNQASRIVAPVMLISLLFGLIDGVKSSTFAPLLPAWSLNLPLGEQGLAWLPPSLVVLLAAVIYDRLSGRQEETAHQ; the protein is encoded by the coding sequence ATGAGTCATCGTTTAACATCCAAAGATATCGTGGCGCTGGGGTTTATGACCTTTGCGCTGTTTGTCGGGGCGGGGAACATCATTTTCCCGCCGATCGTGGGTTTGCAGGCGGGTGAACACGTCTGGACCGCCGCGCTTGGCTTTTTGCTCACTGCGGTTGGCCTACCGGTGTTAACCGTGGTAGCGCTGGCGCGCGTGGGCGGTGGCGTTGATGCGCTGAGCTCCCCCATTGGCCATAAGGCTGGCGTTCTGCTGGCGACCGTGTGTTATCTGGCCGTCGGACCGCTGTTCGCTACACCGCGTACTGCCACGGTATCGTTCGAAGTCGGATTGGCTCCGCTGTTTGGCGATGCTGCCACGCCGTTGCTCATCTATAGCGTGGTCTATTTTGCGCTGGTGATCGGCATTTCTCTCTATCCGGGTCGTCTGCTGGATACGGTCGGCCATGTACTGGCACCGTTAAAAATTCTGGCGCTGGCGGTTCTGGGATTGGCGGCGGTGATGTGGCCGGCGGGTTCGCCGATCCCGGCGACCGAGGTCTATCAAACCGTGCCGTTTTCTAACGGTTTTGTGAACGGTTACCTGACCATGGATACCCTGGGTGCCATGGTATTCGGCATTGTTATCGTCAATGCCGCCCGTTCACGCGGCGTGACCGATGCTAGGCTACTGACCCGTTACACCATTTGGGCAGGTTTGATTGCTGGCGTCGGATTGACGTTGGTCTATCTGAGCCTGTTTAAGCTGGGCTCGGTGAGCGGCGAGCTGATTCCTAACGCGCAAAACGGGGCGGAAATTCTGCATGCTTATGTGCAGCACACCTTTGGCAGCATGGGCAGCGGTTTTCTGGCATTGTTGATTTTTATCGCCTGCATGGTGACGGCGGTTGGCCTGACCTGTGCCTGCGCCGAATTTTTCTCCCAGTATTTGCCATTTTCCTACCGCACGCTGGTATTTGTGCTGGGTGGCTTCTCGGCGTTAGTGGCTAATCTGGGGTTAAGTCATCTGATTCAGCTTTCCATTCCGGTGCTGACAGCGATCTATCCGCCCTGTATCATTCTGGTTTTGCTGAGTTTTACTTTGCGCTGGTGGAATCAGGCTTCGCGTATTGTGGCCCCGGTCATGTTAATCAGCCTGTTATTCGGCCTGATTGATGGGGTAAAATCATCGACCTTTGCGCCATTGCTGCCAGCCTGGAGCCTGAACTTGCCTTTAGGTGAACAGGGATTGGCCTGGTTGCCACCGTCACTGGTGGTGCTGCTGGCCGCGGTTATTTATGATCGGCTAAGTGGGCGTCAGGAAGAGACGGCGCACCAATAA
- the phoB gene encoding phosphate response regulator transcription factor PhoB: MARRILVVEDEAPIREMVCFVLEQNGYQSVEAEDYDSAVTRLSEPYPDLVLLDWMLPGGSGLQFIKHMKREALTRDIPVMMLTARGEEEDRVRGLEVGADDYITKPFSPKELVARIKAVMRRISPMAVEEVIEMRGLSLDPTSHRVTTEQHALEMGPTEFKLLHFFMTHAERVYSREQLLNNVWGTNVYVEDRTVDVHIRRLRKALETSGHDKMVQTVRGTGYRFSTRY; encoded by the coding sequence ATGGCAAGACGCATACTGGTCGTAGAAGATGAAGCGCCGATTCGTGAAATGGTGTGCTTCGTGTTAGAGCAAAACGGCTATCAGTCCGTTGAAGCGGAAGATTATGACAGCGCCGTGACGCGTTTGTCCGAGCCCTATCCGGATTTGGTGCTGCTGGACTGGATGCTGCCAGGAGGCTCGGGGTTGCAGTTTATCAAGCACATGAAGCGCGAAGCGCTGACGCGGGATATCCCGGTTATGATGTTGACGGCGCGTGGAGAAGAGGAAGATCGCGTGCGTGGGCTTGAGGTTGGTGCGGATGATTACATCACCAAGCCGTTCTCGCCTAAAGAATTGGTCGCACGCATCAAGGCGGTGATGCGCCGTATTTCACCGATGGCGGTGGAAGAGGTGATCGAAATGCGGGGGCTGAGCCTAGACCCAACCTCGCATCGCGTTACCACCGAACAGCACGCACTGGAGATGGGGCCGACCGAATTCAAGCTGCTGCATTTCTTTATGACGCACGCTGAGCGTGTATACAGCCGCGAGCAGTTGCTCAATAACGTTTGGGGAACTAACGTTTATGTTGAGGATCGTACTGTGGACGTGCATATTCGTCGCTTGCGCAAGGCGCTGGAAACCAGCGGACACGATAAAATGGTGCAAACGGTCCGGGGAACGGGGTACCGTTTTTCTACGCGTTATTGA
- a CDS encoding PstS family phosphate ABC transporter substrate-binding protein, translated as MMPAPRFSGLLLCTALLLSGWSHIARSEQMLAGNLSSAGSDTLATLMAFWAADFNQHYPSVNVQMQVAGSSSAPTALASGAAQLGPMSRAMKASEIEAFVQRYGYPPLAVPVAMYALVVLVNQDNPLPGLNVQQLDALFSITHRCGATQTVTHWRDLGLSGEWASRRVLRYGRNSASGTYGFFKQQALCGGDFLPLVNELPGSASVVQAVATSTQAIGYASIGFRASGVKMLPLAAQGNDYVAPTVDNIRSGRYPYARYLYIYVNKAPERALDSLTAAFMDRVLSTTGQNLVSQDGYLPLPEPVRVTARQQLGL; from the coding sequence ATGATGCCAGCCCCGCGTTTTTCGGGTTTATTGCTCTGTACTGCGCTGTTACTCAGTGGCTGGAGCCACATTGCGCGCAGTGAGCAAATGCTGGCGGGTAACCTCTCCAGTGCCGGCTCTGACACCTTGGCGACGCTGATGGCGTTTTGGGCCGCCGATTTCAACCAGCATTATCCCAGCGTTAACGTACAGATGCAGGTGGCGGGGTCGTCATCGGCACCGACGGCACTTGCCTCCGGCGCGGCACAGCTTGGTCCGATGAGCCGTGCCATGAAGGCCAGTGAGATTGAGGCCTTTGTGCAACGCTACGGGTATCCACCATTGGCTGTGCCAGTGGCGATGTATGCGCTGGTGGTGTTAGTGAATCAGGATAATCCGCTGCCGGGGTTGAACGTGCAACAGCTCGATGCGCTGTTCTCCATTACCCATCGCTGTGGGGCGACGCAAACCGTCACTCACTGGCGCGACCTCGGGTTGAGCGGGGAATGGGCATCGCGCCGCGTGTTGCGCTACGGGCGTAACTCAGCGTCGGGCACCTACGGTTTTTTTAAGCAGCAAGCGCTATGTGGCGGTGATTTCTTGCCGCTGGTGAATGAGCTACCGGGTTCTGCGTCGGTAGTTCAGGCTGTGGCCACTTCCACACAGGCGATTGGTTATGCCAGCATCGGTTTTCGCGCCAGCGGAGTGAAAATGTTGCCGCTGGCGGCGCAGGGAAACGACTACGTTGCGCCGACGGTGGACAATATTCGCAGTGGGCGTTATCCCTACGCGCGCTATCTCTATATTTATGTCAACAAAGCGCCAGAGCGCGCGCTGGATAGCCTGACGGCCGCCTTCATGGATCGGGTTCTGTCTACCACTGGGCAAAATCTGGTGAGTCAGGATGGCTATCTTCCCTTGCCTGAGCCTGTGCGCGTTACCGCACGCCAGCAACTCGGCCTGTAA
- the sbcD gene encoding exonuclease subunit SbcD — protein sequence MRIIHTADWHLGQYFYTKSRAPEHQAFLDWLIEQITDHQVDALIVAGDIFDNGAPPSYAREMLNRFVVALRTTGCQLVLLAGNHDAVATLNESRDLLACLNTRVIANVTEDATQQVFALNTRQGVPGAILCAIPFLRPRDILRSLAGQSGVEKQVALQDAISEHYAQCYQHACDLRDTLAVPLPIIATGHLTTVGVTASEAVREIYIGSLDAYPVQAFPPADYIALGHIHRPQRVGHSEHIRYSGSPIALSFDELGSEKSVALIDFPPGVPPEITLLPVPVTQPMRLIKGNLADIEQQLHNLPAPKAGQRIWLDIEIATDTYLSDMQQRIQQVTHTLPVDVLLLRRNREQRMQAIAREKKETLDELSPQDVFERKLALTDIAQEQQARLRPLFDDIVRDVTEGAPQA from the coding sequence ATGCGTATCATTCACACCGCAGACTGGCATCTTGGCCAATATTTTTATACTAAAAGCCGCGCACCTGAGCATCAAGCGTTTCTCGACTGGCTCATCGAGCAGATAACCGACCATCAGGTCGATGCGCTGATTGTGGCCGGTGATATCTTTGATAACGGTGCGCCGCCGAGTTACGCACGCGAGATGCTCAACCGGTTTGTGGTAGCTTTGCGCACCACCGGGTGCCAGTTGGTGTTGCTGGCCGGAAATCACGATGCGGTGGCGACCCTGAATGAATCACGGGACCTGCTGGCGTGCCTCAATACCCGTGTTATCGCCAACGTCACCGAGGATGCAACGCAGCAGGTATTTGCACTCAATACCCGTCAAGGTGTGCCCGGCGCAATTCTGTGCGCCATCCCTTTCCTACGCCCACGCGACATCCTGCGCAGCCTGGCAGGTCAATCCGGCGTGGAAAAACAGGTCGCCTTGCAGGACGCCATCAGCGAACATTACGCGCAATGCTACCAGCACGCCTGCGATTTACGCGACACGCTAGCAGTACCCCTGCCGATTATCGCCACCGGACACCTGACTACGGTCGGGGTTACCGCTTCGGAAGCGGTACGCGAGATCTACATCGGCTCGCTCGATGCCTACCCGGTGCAGGCCTTTCCGCCTGCCGATTATATCGCCCTTGGCCATATCCACCGCCCACAACGCGTAGGACACAGCGAGCATATCCGCTACAGCGGTTCCCCGATTGCCCTGAGTTTTGATGAACTTGGCAGTGAAAAATCGGTCGCGTTGATCGACTTCCCGCCAGGCGTTCCCCCGGAGATAACGCTACTGCCCGTACCGGTGACGCAACCGATGCGCCTGATAAAAGGCAATCTGGCGGACATTGAGCAGCAGTTGCACAACCTACCCGCTCCCAAAGCGGGGCAACGCATCTGGCTGGATATTGAGATCGCCACCGACACCTACCTTAGCGACATGCAGCAGCGTATTCAGCAGGTAACGCACACATTGCCCGTCGACGTGTTGCTGTTACGGCGCAACCGTGAGCAGCGTATGCAGGCGATTGCGCGCGAAAAGAAAGAAACGCTGGACGAATTATCCCCACAGGACGTTTTCGAACGCAAACTGGCGCTGACCGACATAGCACAGGAACAGCAAGCACGGCTGCGCCCACTGTTCGATGACATAGTCCGCGACGTCACCGAAGGAGCGCCGCAAGCATGA
- the proY gene encoding proline-specific permease ProY, translated as MEQQSAKLKRGLSTRHIRFIALGSAIGTGLFYGSASAIQMAGPSVLLAYIIGGVIAYIIMRALGEMSVNNPQASSFSRYAQDYLGPMAGYITGWTYCFEILIVAIADVTAFGIYMSVWFPDVPHWIWVLSVVLIIGAINLMSVKVFGELEFWLSFFKVATIIIMIVAGIGIIVWGIGNGGQPTGISNLWSHGGFFSNGVMGMVLSLQLVMFAYGGIEIIGITAGEAKDPHKSIPRAINSVPWRILVFYVGTLFVIMSIYPWNQVGTEGSPFVLTFQHLGITAAAGILNFVVITASLSAINSDVFGVGRMMHGMAEQGNAPKVFAKVSQRGIPWVTVVVMMAALLVAVYLNYIMPGKVFLVIASLATFATVWVWIMILCSQIAFRRRLSENEVKALAFPLPGGVASSVVGIVFLVFIIGLIGYFEETRVSLYVGVLWIALLLLGYAFKQKWQKLANNNA; from the coding sequence ATGGAACAACAATCCGCTAAGCTAAAGCGTGGGTTAAGCACGCGGCACATCCGCTTCATTGCACTCGGATCGGCGATTGGTACTGGGCTGTTTTATGGCTCGGCCAGTGCCATTCAGATGGCAGGACCCAGCGTGCTGTTGGCTTATATCATCGGTGGTGTTATCGCCTATATCATTATGCGGGCGCTGGGAGAGATGTCGGTCAATAACCCGCAGGCCAGCTCCTTTTCCCGCTACGCCCAGGATTACCTGGGGCCGATGGCGGGCTACATCACCGGATGGACCTACTGCTTTGAGATCCTTATCGTTGCCATCGCGGATGTGACCGCATTTGGTATCTACATGAGCGTCTGGTTCCCTGATGTGCCGCACTGGATTTGGGTGTTGAGCGTGGTGCTGATCATTGGTGCCATTAACCTGATGAGCGTGAAGGTGTTCGGTGAGCTGGAGTTTTGGCTCTCGTTCTTCAAGGTCGCCACCATCATCATCATGATTGTGGCGGGCATCGGGATTATCGTGTGGGGTATCGGTAACGGTGGTCAGCCCACTGGAATCAGTAACCTGTGGAGCCACGGCGGTTTCTTCAGTAACGGCGTGATGGGCATGGTCCTGTCGCTGCAACTGGTGATGTTTGCCTACGGCGGTATTGAAATTATTGGTATCACCGCAGGTGAAGCTAAAGATCCGCATAAATCCATTCCGCGTGCGATTAACTCAGTGCCGTGGCGCATCCTGGTGTTCTATGTAGGCACGCTGTTTGTCATCATGTCGATTTATCCCTGGAACCAGGTGGGGACAGAAGGCAGCCCGTTTGTGCTGACCTTCCAGCACCTTGGTATCACGGCCGCCGCAGGCATTCTGAATTTTGTGGTGATCACAGCGTCTCTGTCGGCAATTAACAGCGACGTGTTTGGCGTGGGCCGCATGATGCACGGCATGGCCGAGCAGGGCAACGCCCCCAAGGTCTTTGCCAAAGTGTCGCAACGCGGTATTCCGTGGGTCACGGTCGTTGTGATGATGGCTGCGCTGCTGGTGGCGGTTTATCTGAACTACATCATGCCGGGCAAAGTGTTTTTGGTGATTGCGTCGCTGGCAACCTTTGCCACCGTGTGGGTGTGGATCATGATCCTCTGTTCACAAATTGCGTTCCGTCGTCGTTTGAGTGAGAACGAGGTGAAAGCATTGGCGTTCCCACTGCCGGGGGGCGTGGCGTCTTCGGTAGTCGGTATCGTGTTCCTAGTGTTTATCATCGGGCTGATTGGTTACTTCGAAGAAACGCGCGTTTCCCTCTACGTGGGCGTGTTGTGGATAGCGCTTCTGCTGTTGGGCTATGCCTTTAAACAGAAATGGCAAAAGCTGGCGAATAACAACGCGTAA
- a CDS encoding cobalamin-independent methionine synthase II family protein: MAKVLPPFRADVVGSLLRPAAIKEARLQFQSGAINAEQLRAVEDAEILRAVALQREAGLQVVTDGEFRRAWWHFDFFEGLNGVEAFEADHGIQFNGIQTKSRAIKVTGKVSFNQQHPMLAHFRYLNSIAGDVTAKMTIPSPSVFHFRGGRKAIDSQVYPTLDAYFDDLAQTWHDAIHAFYAAGCRYLQLDDTVWAYLCSDDQKRQIRERGEDPEQLARIYADVLNKALVGKPADLTIGLHVCRGNFRSTWISEGGYEPVASILFGDVNVDEFFLEYDNDRSGGFEPLRFIKPGHQQVVLGLVTTKNGELEDPALLKARIAEAAKYVDIKQLCLSPQCGFASTEEGNSLTEAQQWAKLRLVVDTAAAVWGN, translated from the coding sequence ATGGCTAAAGTACTTCCCCCTTTCCGCGCCGATGTGGTCGGTAGCCTGCTGCGTCCCGCCGCCATCAAAGAAGCACGCCTGCAATTCCAGTCCGGTGCCATTAATGCGGAGCAACTGCGCGCCGTAGAAGATGCAGAAATTTTGCGTGCAGTTGCGTTGCAACGTGAAGCCGGGCTTCAGGTGGTCACCGACGGTGAATTCCGTCGCGCTTGGTGGCATTTCGACTTTTTCGAAGGGCTGAACGGGGTAGAGGCTTTCGAAGCGGACCACGGTATCCAGTTTAACGGTATCCAAACCAAGTCTCGTGCCATCAAGGTGACGGGCAAAGTCAGCTTTAACCAACAGCACCCGATGCTGGCGCATTTTCGCTACCTGAACAGCATCGCGGGTGATGTGACCGCCAAGATGACGATTCCTAGTCCGAGCGTGTTCCATTTCCGTGGTGGACGCAAGGCCATCGACAGTCAGGTTTACCCAACGCTGGATGCTTATTTCGACGATCTGGCGCAGACCTGGCACGATGCGATTCATGCTTTCTACGCCGCAGGCTGCCGCTATCTGCAACTGGATGATACCGTATGGGCTTACCTGTGCTCAGACGATCAAAAACGCCAAATTCGCGAACGCGGTGAAGATCCGGAACAGCTGGCCCGTATCTATGCCGACGTGTTGAATAAAGCATTGGTAGGCAAACCAGCCGACCTGACGATCGGTTTGCACGTATGCCGTGGCAACTTCCGTTCTACCTGGATTTCTGAAGGCGGGTATGAGCCAGTGGCATCGATCCTGTTTGGCGACGTCAATGTGGACGAGTTTTTCCTTGAGTATGATAACGATCGCTCAGGGGGATTCGAGCCGCTGCGTTTCATCAAACCGGGACACCAGCAAGTGGTGCTGGGTCTGGTGACAACCAAAAACGGCGAGTTGGAAGATCCGGCCTTGCTGAAGGCGCGCATCGCGGAAGCCGCGAAATATGTTGATATCAAACAGCTTTGCCTCAGCCCACAGTGTGGTTTTGCTTCCACGGAAGAGGGCAACAGCCTGACGGAAGCACAGCAGTGGGCCAAGCTGCGTCTGGTTGTGGATACCGCTGCCGCCGTGTGGGGCAACTAA
- a CDS encoding ABC transporter ATP-binding protein, whose translation MQHLLDVTQLRIANAERCLVDGLDFHVQRGETHALVGESGSGKSISALSLLGLLPRSLQVSGSIKLDGMDLSLLDERTLIRHRGQTASFIFQEPMTSLNPLHTIGKQVMEAIALHRKRTVQQLRQEAMVLLDRVKLGASPRWFDAFPHTLSGGQRQRVMIAMAMANRPSLLIADEPTTALDVTVARDILDLLNEIKNSEGMGLVLITHDLNLVRRYADNVSVMRAGKCIEQGPVQQVLTAPTTHYTRALIAAEPEGRPHPVEPQAKEVLSIENLSVTYPGQRRWLRKVPPTAPTLTNISLTVKQGETLGIVGESGSGKSTLAKAILGLQPGEGKIVFLGQRVDRWSLYDWGTLRNKLQYVFQDPYGALSPRMSVFDIVSEGLLYQQKQLSLEQVHQRVSKVLQDVELNETLAARYPNELSGGQRARIALARVLILNPALLILDEPTAALDRLVQKKLIVLLRDLQMEYGLSYLFISHDMSVVKALAHRVLVLKSGQVVEQGDMHNLFHHPQSSYTRRLVES comes from the coding sequence GTGCAACACCTACTAGACGTCACACAACTGCGCATAGCTAACGCGGAGCGCTGCCTGGTTGACGGACTCGACTTTCACGTTCAACGCGGTGAAACCCATGCCTTGGTGGGAGAATCGGGTTCTGGCAAATCCATCAGCGCACTGTCACTGCTCGGTCTGCTCCCCCGTAGCTTGCAGGTCAGCGGCAGCATCAAACTCGATGGGATGGATCTTTCACTGCTGGATGAGCGCACTCTCATCCGTCATCGAGGTCAAACCGCCAGTTTTATTTTTCAGGAACCGATGACCTCACTCAATCCGTTACACACCATCGGCAAACAAGTGATGGAAGCCATTGCGTTACACCGCAAACGGACAGTGCAGCAATTGCGTCAGGAAGCCATGGTACTGTTGGATCGCGTGAAACTGGGCGCATCACCGCGCTGGTTCGATGCTTTTCCACATACGCTTTCCGGTGGGCAGCGCCAGCGGGTGATGATCGCGATGGCAATGGCTAACCGTCCCTCGCTATTGATTGCCGATGAACCCACGACGGCACTGGATGTCACGGTGGCGCGGGACATTCTCGATTTGCTTAATGAAATAAAAAACAGTGAAGGTATGGGGCTGGTGCTGATCACCCACGATCTCAACCTGGTCAGGCGCTATGCCGATAATGTCAGTGTGATGCGGGCAGGAAAATGCATCGAACAAGGGCCAGTACAGCAGGTGCTGACTGCACCAACAACCCACTATACCCGCGCGTTGATTGCCGCCGAACCAGAGGGACGTCCCCATCCCGTCGAGCCTCAAGCAAAGGAGGTTCTGTCCATTGAAAACCTGAGTGTCACCTACCCTGGCCAGCGACGCTGGTTGAGAAAAGTTCCGCCCACCGCCCCTACGCTGACGAATATCAGCCTAACCGTGAAACAGGGGGAAACCTTGGGGATTGTTGGGGAATCAGGCTCCGGTAAATCCACATTGGCAAAAGCCATACTGGGATTACAACCGGGAGAAGGGAAGATCGTCTTTCTCGGCCAACGCGTCGATCGCTGGTCGCTGTATGACTGGGGAACTTTACGCAATAAGCTACAGTATGTGTTTCAAGACCCTTACGGAGCACTGTCACCGCGCATGAGTGTGTTTGATATTGTCAGCGAAGGGCTACTCTACCAACAAAAGCAGCTTTCTCTCGAACAAGTACACCAGCGTGTAAGCAAGGTACTACAGGACGTAGAATTGAATGAAACCTTAGCCGCACGCTATCCTAATGAGTTATCTGGCGGACAGCGCGCACGTATTGCCTTGGCGCGCGTCTTGATCCTTAATCCAGCACTGTTGATCCTGGATGAACCTACCGCAGCGCTCGACAGGTTGGTGCAAAAAAAACTGATCGTGCTATTACGCGATTTACAGATGGAATATGGCCTGAGCTATTTGTTCATTAGTCACGATATGTCCGTCGTCAAAGCGCTGGCACACCGAGTACTGGTATTAAAATCGGGACAGGTCGTGGAACAAGGCGATATGCACAACCTGTTCCACCATCCACAATCCAGCTATACACGCAGATTGGTCGAGAGTTGA